The Mucilaginibacter sp. PAMB04168 genome contains the following window.
TGGTGAAATGCGTACCATGATGCAGTTTCTGTTTCAAAGTTTCAACTTTAGGGGCGACGGCATTCCTTACCTCGATCTTATTCAGGGTATAGGCATTGAAGAGATTAGCCACGTAGAGCTGATTTCTAAAACCATCGCTCAACTGCTTGACGGTGCACCGGGTTACAATGGAGACAAATTTGACACCCCGGGTAAAGGTGGCGAAGCAACGCTTGATATCGGTAAACTTGCTAAAAACCCGCATCACTTTATTCATGGTGCACAAGGGGCATTACCTGTTGATGCTGCCGGCAATCCATGGAGCGGATCTTATGTACATAACCACGGCAACCTAGTGCTCGACCTGATGGACAACCTGGTATTAGAGGCTACGGGTCGTTTGCAAAAATCCCGCATCTACCAGATGTCTTCAAACAAAACACTACGTGCAACCGTCTCGTTCCTGATCGTTCGTGACGAGGCACACCAAATGGCTTTCGCTAAAGCGCTAGAAACACTGGGTGTAGATTGGGCTAAGGTATTACCAGTTCCAAAATTTGACTCGTCTCAGTACCCGGAAGTAAAAAAACTATTGGATGCAGGATTACACCGTGAGCAATACCACTTCCGTTTAGATTCTTCGGAGATGGAGAAAATATTTAGTGGCAGTGCGCCTGCTAACGATGGCACAGAACTGGTTACTAAAAAAGAACCCGACAACTCTTACGATATACCGGTGGCACCAGAAAGACCAGAAGAATTTGCACCTGGACTTGATCCGGAAATGCAGGATTTAGCTGACGCCTTAAATGAGTTTAAGGAGAAAACCCTAAAAAATATGGAAGAAAAAGCGGGACCAAACCCACGAAAAAAGAAACAATAACAAAAAAGGAGGCTTTCGCCTCCTTTTTTGTTATTGCATAATTTATTTTAGCTGCCTTGCTGAAATGATTTCCAATTAAAAAGGGAATGAGTTAAAAATGGGGCAAAGTTATAATATGGATACAAGCGCTAATCTGCATTGAATAGATTGCCCCTCGCTAACACTACATGAAAAAAGCTACCTTGTTATAAATAAGGTAGCTTTTTAATTAAGTCATTTGTTATTTTACAAGGCCTGTCCTATCGGCAGCAAACTTCTTAGTGATCATTGCATCCATTTCCTGTAAATGCAAACGCGTCAGTTGGTTAAGTTTTGTTGCTTTTGACCTTTGCCTAAACAAGGATTGCAATTGCTGCAACTCGGCTTTTAGCATAGCATTAATATCAGTTATCGTGAAATGATACGTGTTTCCCATAAAAATGGTGCTCATCTCATTTGCAAGAAACGCCTGTTCGGTTAACCGATATATGTACAGCTTTTGCACAGTACGGCGGTAAACATCAACATTTCCACCAGCATACACCTCTTTAAATATACCTTGACGAAGATCTGTCAGCAAGTTATTTAAAGTGTAAACTTTAACTTTGCTTTCCAGTTGGTCGGTGTACATATGACTTAACCGCATACGTGTAATCAGCGAATTCAGTGCATTCTCTTGCAAACGGCTCAACTCTAACGGAAAGCTTAAAGCAAAAGATGACTGCAGATCAGGAGTATTAAGCCACGTAGGTGTGTTAAACACCTGTCTGTTCAAAAAAGCTACAGCTTGTTTTTGACGATTGTAAGGTACCGGTTCGTAGCTTGGCAAATGTTCGCCATTTAAACGCACGGTATGGTAAGTGCCGCCCACGTTCTTTATCACATGACCGATGTACATCGACAATTGCCCCCATACGCCGTTATATCCTTCAAGGAGATTTTCCTGGTCTTCTTCCGGTTTATTGAGCCATTGTTTTAACTGGGGCACAATGCGTTTAAGGTTCTTAATACCATATTCGCTTGCTAATACCGAATTGTTGCCTAGGTCCTCGTTTTGTGAACGGGGGTCAAATGGTTCCATCTCGTTACCAAACCATAAGCGATGATTTTTAGCCAACGAGTCGGTTACCACCTTAACCATGCTTTTATGTTCTTCTGCCTCATTAGCGAATTCGGGACGCCAGGTATAGCCAAATTTAATAGCCCATCTGTCATAGTCGCCTATGCGTGGGAACAAACCCTTTTCACCAATATTATCTTCGGGTTGGGCCACATAATTAAACCGTGCATAATCCATGATTGATGGGGTATGACCGTGTGCCTCCACCCATGCTTTGTTACGTAAGTTCTCGACCGGTACAGTTGAACTGGAACCGAAATTGTGTAATAACCCCAGCGTATGGCCAACTTCGTGCGATGAAACGAAGCGGATAAGTGACCCCATCAGCTTATCATCCAATTCGGGCTTGCGCACACGTGCATCAACAGCGCCGGTCTGTAATCTGTACCACTGCTGTAAAAGCGACATTACATTGTGATACCAGAAAATGTGACTTTCGATAATTTCGCCGCTACGTGGGTCTGAAATGCTTGGACCCATTGCATTGGCTACAACAGATGGCCGGTAAATGATTGCCGAGTGATTGGCATCATCAATGCTCCAGGTGCTATCTTGTGCCTTGGTGGGTGCTTCTTTAGCTATCACTGCATTTTTAAAACCGGCTGCTTCAAAGGCCTTTTGCCAGTCGTTAACGCCTTGCATTAAATAAGGTATCCATTTGCGTGGTGTTACCGGGTCTATGTAAAACACAATAGGTTTTTCAGGCTCAACCAGTTCGCCCCGCTTATATTTTTCTTCGTCGCCTGGCTTCGGATTTAAACGCCATCTTTTAATATAAGTGGTAGTGCCTACACCTTGTGGCTTTACGTCAAAGTCTCTGAAAGACGTGGTAAAATATCCTACCCGCTCATCCTGCAGCCTGGGGCGCATAGCTTTAATGGGGAGTAATACCAGCGAGGTATTTAACTCTACCGTGTAACTTGAATTGGTTGGATTCATCCCGGCGGCATAGGTTTTAACCGTATGGATTTCAA
Protein-coding sequences here:
- a CDS encoding manganese catalase family protein; amino-acid sequence: MFYHLQKLINPIVADEPDPAAANALQEGLGGQFGEMRTMMQFLFQSFNFRGDGIPYLDLIQGIGIEEISHVELISKTIAQLLDGAPGYNGDKFDTPGKGGEATLDIGKLAKNPHHFIHGAQGALPVDAAGNPWSGSYVHNHGNLVLDLMDNLVLEATGRLQKSRIYQMSSNKTLRATVSFLIVRDEAHQMAFAKALETLGVDWAKVLPVPKFDSSQYPEVKKLLDAGLHREQYHFRLDSSEMEKIFSGSAPANDGTELVTKKEPDNSYDIPVAPERPEEFAPGLDPEMQDLADALNEFKEKTLKNMEEKAGPNPRKKKQ
- a CDS encoding zinc-dependent metalloprotease, which produces MNFNKNMLLVAFATGTVLLAPACRLLHKKKAAPVRPLTAVDAAQRRADSLKRATALKPYATIVTKGTKTNRGFITVHKTDAKYYFEVPKNILGREILTVSRISKASSDMRNGSMGYAGDQIGESVYTFEKGPDNKLFMRRQSFREYAKDSTSSMYASVVKNNVSTIMAAFPVVSYTPDSTAMVVDVTEFLNTDNDVIYFQRKEFKDKAGMGGQQNDKSYVDYIHTFPTNVEIHTVKTYAAGMNPTNSSYTVELNTSLVLLPIKAMRPRLQDERVGYFTTSFRDFDVKPQGVGTTTYIKRWRLNPKPGDEEKYKRGELVEPEKPIVFYIDPVTPRKWIPYLMQGVNDWQKAFEAAGFKNAVIAKEAPTKAQDSTWSIDDANHSAIIYRPSVVANAMGPSISDPRSGEIIESHIFWYHNVMSLLQQWYRLQTGAVDARVRKPELDDKLMGSLIRFVSSHEVGHTLGLLHNFGSSSTVPVENLRNKAWVEAHGHTPSIMDYARFNYVAQPEDNIGEKGLFPRIGDYDRWAIKFGYTWRPEFANEAEEHKSMVKVVTDSLAKNHRLWFGNEMEPFDPRSQNEDLGNNSVLASEYGIKNLKRIVPQLKQWLNKPEEDQENLLEGYNGVWGQLSMYIGHVIKNVGGTYHTVRLNGEHLPSYEPVPYNRQKQAVAFLNRQVFNTPTWLNTPDLQSSFALSFPLELSRLQENALNSLITRMRLSHMYTDQLESKVKVYTLNNLLTDLRQGIFKEVYAGGNVDVYRRTVQKLYIYRLTEQAFLANEMSTIFMGNTYHFTITDINAMLKAELQQLQSLFRQRSKATKLNQLTRLHLQEMDAMITKKFAADRTGLVK